A portion of the Micromonospora tarapacensis genome contains these proteins:
- a CDS encoding monovalent cation/H+ antiporter complex subunit F, which produces MTAVAVTVTVLLALAGGLTLTRIIRGPSVLDRAVATDVLLAIIVAAIATEAAYSRDATALPVLVVLAVLGFVGSVSVARFATRRNAR; this is translated from the coding sequence ATGACCGCCGTCGCCGTGACCGTCACCGTGCTGCTCGCCCTGGCCGGCGGGCTCACCCTCACCCGGATCATCCGTGGCCCGTCGGTCCTGGACCGGGCGGTCGCCACCGACGTGCTGCTGGCCATCATCGTCGCCGCGATCGCCACCGAGGCCGCCTACAGCCGGGACGCCACCGCGCTGCCGGTGCTGGTGGTCCTCGCCGTCCTCGGGTTCGTCGGCTCGGTCAGCGTCGCCCGCTTCGCCACGCGGAGAAACGCCAGGTGA
- a CDS encoding ion transporter: protein MPAQRGGPAHSLRGQRLVQHCARLAASRTFEIAIVVVILANGVVLGLETYPDLGPVGAALRPLEWGFRAVFVVEIAVRLLAYGRRPQDFFRQRWNVFDFLVIVAIFVPGLHGDSALLRVVRVLRMVRLVRFSPGLRTIVSALWRSLPGIGGFFALAVVTLYVYGMAGWLIFGEAYPEEYGDIGRSLLTLFVLLSLETLPELVAQGMELSPWTVLYYGSFVVITVNLLLNILIAVFVNSMEEVRRLEMTEGLASGYDSDGDGTPDEVDRIAISQRLDDLRTLVVELERELRIDRDDGRLRRVGGN from the coding sequence GTGCCGGCCCAGCGGGGCGGACCGGCCCACTCCCTACGTGGTCAGCGGCTGGTCCAGCACTGCGCCCGGCTCGCCGCTTCCCGCACGTTCGAGATCGCGATCGTCGTGGTCATCCTCGCCAACGGCGTGGTCCTCGGCCTGGAGACCTATCCCGACCTGGGCCCGGTCGGTGCCGCGCTGCGCCCGCTGGAGTGGGGGTTCCGGGCGGTCTTCGTCGTCGAGATCGCCGTCCGGCTGCTGGCCTACGGCCGCCGCCCGCAGGACTTCTTCCGGCAGAGGTGGAACGTCTTCGACTTCCTGGTGATCGTCGCGATCTTCGTCCCCGGCCTGCACGGCGACTCGGCGCTGCTGCGCGTCGTCCGGGTGCTGCGGATGGTACGGCTGGTGCGGTTCTCGCCCGGGCTGCGGACGATCGTCTCCGCGTTGTGGCGCAGCCTGCCCGGCATCGGCGGCTTCTTCGCCCTGGCCGTGGTGACGCTCTACGTCTACGGCATGGCCGGTTGGCTGATCTTCGGCGAGGCGTATCCCGAGGAGTACGGGGACATCGGACGCTCCCTGCTGACGCTGTTCGTGCTGTTGTCCCTGGAGACGCTGCCGGAACTCGTCGCGCAGGGGATGGAGTTGTCCCCGTGGACGGTGCTGTACTACGGCAGCTTTGTGGTGATAACCGTCAATCTTTTGCTCAACATTCTGATCGCGGTCTTCGTCAACTCGATGGAGGAGGTGCGCCGGCTGGAGATGACCGAGGGCCTGGCCTCCGGGTACGACTCCGACGGCGACGGGACACCGGACGAGGTGGACCGGATCGCGATCAGCCAACGCCTGGACGACCTGCGAACGCTCGTCGTCGAACTCGAACGGGAACTGCGCATCGACCGCGACGACGGGCGACTGCGCCGCGTCGGCGGCAACTGA
- a CDS encoding Na+/H+ antiporter subunit D, translating to MTWLVPLPVVMPLLGAALTLLLLGRPRAQRWVSLTVLTATVAVAATLLVRSSLDGPLVVEVGGWVAPLGIVLVADQLAALMLVVSAAVTLCVLVYSIGQGMADGHEETPLSVYHPTYLVLTAGVCNAFLSGDLFNLYVGFEILLVASYVLLTLGSTETRIRAGTTYVVVSLLSSVIFLIAIGLVYASTGTLNLAQLVDRLDALPDDLRLLLQGMLLLAFGIKAAVFPLSAWLPDSYPTAPAPVTAVFAGLLTKVGVYAIIRTETLLFPGGRTATLLLVTAVLTMVVGILGAVAQSDIKRLLSFTLISHIGYMLFGVGLTSSLGLSAAIFYVVHHITIQTTLFLAAGLVERRGGGTALDRLGGLARLSPLLAVLFFVPALNLAGIPPFSGFLGKLGLVQAGIDEGGPLAWTLVVGGLLTSLLTLYAVARVWSLAFWRAPHPAMPADDDAEQAARTEGATQPQQGGVGPPGAVLPGLMIAPTVALVVFGLALTVVAGPLFDLSTDAADDLLRRTPYVDAVFPGGAP from the coding sequence ATGACCTGGCTCGTTCCGCTGCCGGTGGTGATGCCGCTGCTCGGTGCGGCCCTGACGCTGCTGCTGCTCGGCCGCCCGCGCGCCCAGCGGTGGGTCAGCCTCACCGTGCTCACCGCCACCGTGGCGGTGGCCGCGACGCTGCTGGTCCGGTCCAGCCTGGACGGGCCGCTCGTGGTCGAGGTCGGCGGCTGGGTCGCCCCGCTGGGCATCGTGCTCGTCGCCGACCAGCTCGCCGCGCTGATGCTGGTGGTCTCCGCCGCGGTGACGCTCTGCGTGCTGGTCTACTCCATCGGGCAGGGCATGGCCGACGGCCACGAGGAGACGCCGCTGTCGGTCTACCACCCCACCTACCTGGTGCTGACCGCCGGTGTGTGCAACGCCTTCCTCTCCGGCGACCTGTTCAACCTCTACGTCGGGTTCGAGATCCTGCTGGTGGCCAGCTACGTGCTGCTGACCCTGGGTAGCACCGAGACCCGGATCCGCGCCGGCACCACCTATGTCGTGGTCAGCCTGCTCTCCTCGGTGATCTTCCTGATCGCGATCGGGCTGGTGTACGCCTCGACCGGCACGCTCAACCTCGCCCAACTCGTCGACCGGCTGGACGCGCTGCCCGACGACCTGCGGCTGCTGTTGCAGGGGATGCTGCTGCTCGCCTTCGGCATCAAGGCGGCGGTCTTCCCGCTGTCGGCCTGGCTGCCCGACAGCTACCCGACGGCGCCCGCCCCGGTCACCGCGGTCTTCGCCGGCCTGCTCACCAAGGTCGGCGTGTACGCGATCATCCGTACCGAGACGTTGCTGTTCCCCGGTGGCCGCACGGCCACCCTGCTGCTGGTGACGGCGGTGCTGACCATGGTCGTCGGCATCCTCGGCGCGGTCGCCCAGTCTGACATCAAGCGGCTGCTGTCGTTCACGCTGATCAGCCACATCGGCTACATGCTCTTCGGGGTGGGGCTCACCTCGTCACTCGGCCTGTCCGCGGCGATCTTCTACGTCGTGCACCACATCACCATCCAGACGACCCTCTTCCTCGCCGCCGGGCTGGTCGAACGTCGCGGCGGCGGCACCGCCCTGGACCGCCTCGGCGGTCTGGCACGGTTGTCACCACTGCTGGCCGTGCTGTTCTTCGTACCCGCGCTCAACCTTGCCGGCATCCCACCGTTCTCCGGGTTCCTCGGCAAGCTCGGCCTGGTCCAGGCGGGCATCGACGAGGGCGGCCCGCTGGCCTGGACCCTGGTCGTCGGCGGGTTGCTCACCAGCCTGCTGACCCTCTACGCCGTCGCCCGGGTGTGGAGCCTCGCCTTCTGGCGGGCGCCGCATCCGGCGATGCCGGCCGACGACGATGCCGAGCAGGCGGCCCGCACCGAGGGTGCCACTCAGCCCCAGCAGGGCGGCGTCGGGCCGCCGGGGGCGGTACTGCCCGGGTTGATGATCGCGCCGACGGTCGCGCTGGTGGTTTTCGGCCTGGCGTTGACCGTGGTCGCCGGCCCGCTGTTCGACCTCAGCACCGACGCGGCCGACGACCTGCTGCGCCGGACACCCTATGTCGACGCCGTCTTCCCGGGAGGCGCTCCGTGA
- the mnhG gene encoding monovalent cation/H(+) antiporter subunit G, with protein sequence MNLDAVLDIAAGAFLITGALLSLAAGVGLLRFPDLLTRMHAAAKPQVLGLLLVLVGCALRLRTGVDITTLVLVGIFQLATAPVAAHMVGRAAYPHDDIRTDLLVTDELAAHLDRAAGERADATRD encoded by the coding sequence GTGAACCTCGACGCCGTGCTCGACATCGCCGCCGGGGCCTTCCTGATCACCGGGGCGCTGCTCAGCCTCGCCGCCGGGGTGGGTCTGCTGCGCTTCCCCGACCTGCTCACCCGGATGCACGCCGCGGCCAAGCCGCAGGTGCTGGGGCTGCTGCTGGTGCTCGTCGGCTGCGCGCTGCGGCTGCGCACCGGGGTCGACATCACCACGCTGGTGCTGGTCGGCATCTTCCAACTCGCCACCGCCCCGGTTGCCGCGCACATGGTCGGCCGGGCCGCGTACCCGCACGACGACATCCGCACCGACCTGCTGGTCACCGACGAACTCGCCGCGCACCTGGACCGGGCCGCCGGGGAGCGGGCGGACGCGACGCGGGACTGA
- a CDS encoding D-alanyl-D-alanine carboxypeptidase family protein translates to MRVTGLAVAVAAALLASPPVPATGATAAAPLPCPRPAPPAPGPTPPVTPSPDPVQRAVGGARLATSGLVVPPGVAAPPKVAATSWLVADLDSGEVLGGCGPHEYATPASVQKLLLAATMLPRLDPADIVTVTAGDLDIEPGSSAVGLVEGGRYRVETLWLGLLLRSGNEVANALARLGGGADGLAGGLRAMNEQARLLGAYQTHAATASGLDGPGQFTSAYDLALITRACFADARFRRYVATRKATIPAQPRQRTKGFTIDNDNQLLYHYPGALGGKTGYTDLARHTYVGAAQRGGRRLVVTLLGADVIDQRGWQQGAALLDWGFTLPRDASVGVLVRPGAATASVPPTSAAPLALPGGASGAEASDRRAFTGPLRSASLLGLAAGLTLLTVGLLGRRRSLRTARTGNPSRTG, encoded by the coding sequence GTGAGAGTTACTGGCCTGGCCGTCGCCGTCGCCGCCGCACTGCTGGCGTCGCCACCGGTGCCCGCCACCGGTGCCACCGCGGCGGCACCGCTGCCGTGTCCGCGCCCGGCACCGCCCGCCCCCGGTCCCACGCCGCCGGTGACGCCCTCCCCGGATCCGGTGCAGCGGGCCGTGGGCGGGGCCCGGCTGGCGACGTCCGGGCTGGTCGTGCCGCCGGGCGTGGCGGCGCCGCCGAAGGTGGCCGCGACCTCGTGGCTGGTGGCGGATCTGGACAGCGGGGAGGTGCTGGGTGGCTGCGGCCCGCACGAGTACGCCACCCCGGCCAGCGTGCAGAAGCTGCTGCTCGCCGCGACCATGCTGCCGCGGCTGGACCCGGCCGACATCGTCACCGTCACCGCCGGTGACCTGGACATCGAGCCGGGCAGTTCGGCCGTGGGGCTGGTCGAGGGCGGCCGGTACCGGGTGGAGACCCTCTGGTTGGGGCTGTTGCTGCGCTCGGGCAACGAGGTGGCGAACGCGCTGGCCCGCCTCGGTGGCGGCGCGGACGGCCTGGCCGGCGGGCTGCGGGCGATGAACGAGCAGGCCCGGCTGCTCGGCGCGTACCAGACCCACGCGGCGACCGCCTCCGGCCTGGACGGTCCGGGGCAGTTCACCAGCGCCTACGACCTGGCCCTGATCACCCGGGCCTGCTTCGCCGACGCCCGCTTCCGCCGCTACGTCGCCACCCGGAAGGCGACCATCCCGGCCCAGCCGAGGCAGCGCACCAAGGGCTTCACCATCGACAACGACAACCAGCTGCTGTACCACTATCCCGGCGCGCTGGGCGGCAAGACCGGCTACACCGACCTGGCCCGGCACACCTACGTCGGCGCCGCCCAGCGCGGCGGGCGTCGGCTCGTCGTCACGCTGCTCGGCGCGGACGTGATCGACCAGCGGGGGTGGCAGCAGGGGGCCGCCCTGCTCGACTGGGGGTTCACGCTGCCCCGGGACGCCTCGGTCGGGGTGCTGGTGCGTCCCGGCGCCGCCACCGCCTCGGTGCCGCCCACCTCCGCCGCGCCGCTGGCGCTGCCCGGCGGTGCGTCTGGCGCGGAGGCGTCCGACCGGCGGGCCTTCACCGGCCCGCTCCGGTCGGCCTCCCTGCTCGGCCTCGCCGCCGGCCTGACCCTGCTCACCGTCGGTCTGCTCGGCCGCCGCCGGTCGCTGCGCACCGCCAGGACGGGAAACCCGTCCCGCACCGGGTGA
- a CDS encoding Scr1 family TA system antitoxin-like transcriptional regulator yields MTDIGSSVPRRQLGRLLRQEEAGINLEAAAEALEWSRAKMYRLESGQTSLRTHDVTLMCQHYGTSAELTEVMVSLARESKARGWWHSYGEAIPAWFELYVGLEAAARRVRHYEPNVVPGLLQTPDYAATIFGGKPRTPHEVAQKVALRLERQKLLTRRRPAAPILEVIIDEAVVRRPIHDRTRQRGRRSGALPWMSVRRRI; encoded by the coding sequence ATGACCGACATCGGATCTTCAGTGCCCCGGCGACAACTCGGCCGCCTGCTCAGACAGGAAGAGGCCGGCATCAATCTCGAAGCTGCTGCGGAAGCCCTGGAGTGGTCCCGGGCGAAGATGTACCGCCTGGAGAGTGGACAGACCTCGCTGCGCACTCACGATGTCACCCTGATGTGCCAGCACTACGGCACCTCGGCCGAGCTGACCGAGGTGATGGTGTCGCTCGCCAGGGAGAGCAAGGCACGCGGCTGGTGGCACAGCTACGGCGAGGCGATCCCGGCATGGTTCGAGTTGTACGTAGGGCTGGAGGCAGCGGCGAGGCGCGTGCGTCACTACGAGCCGAACGTCGTTCCCGGCCTACTCCAGACACCGGACTACGCGGCCACCATCTTCGGCGGCAAGCCTCGTACGCCTCACGAGGTGGCGCAGAAGGTTGCCCTCAGGTTGGAGCGACAGAAGCTGTTGACCCGGCGCAGACCAGCAGCACCGATCCTTGAGGTGATCATCGACGAAGCGGTCGTTCGCAGGCCCATCCACGATCGTACGAGGCAGCGTGGTCGGCGCTCTGGGGCCTTGCCCTGGATGAGCGTGCGTCGGAGGATCTAG
- a CDS encoding extracellular catalytic domain type 2 short-chain-length polyhydroxyalkanoate depolymerase, whose product MIKPLLRLLAAAVAVLLLTPAAPAYAATDPHTKTPVSGTLSTYRVSGVYVAGVSSGAYLATQLQVAYSQRIRGAALFAAGPYYCAQNNVVQALYGCGDNIYPTYLSALQTYTRTWAGYGWVDPVSGLSGEPVYVFHGGADTTVKRSVSDDLVRYQRHFGASVQYDSGSPAGHGWVTPYGTSGCSATAAPYLNNCGTDPQHTFLRKMFGSVQPPNTGPLGGTLVRFSQHSFAVGGWANALSMDANGFAYVPASCASGAACRLLVALHGCLQGHSRVGTAFVDRANLNQYADTNATIVLYPQAVTAASNPNGCWDWWGYLGATNYPIKGGAQVETIMNMVRRLGG is encoded by the coding sequence ATGATCAAACCTCTCCTGCGGCTGCTCGCCGCCGCCGTCGCCGTCCTGCTGCTGACTCCGGCGGCACCCGCGTACGCCGCCACCGACCCGCATACCAAGACTCCCGTGTCGGGGACCCTGTCGACGTACCGCGTCTCGGGCGTGTACGTCGCCGGCGTCTCCTCCGGCGCCTACCTGGCCACCCAACTCCAGGTGGCCTACTCGCAGCGGATCAGGGGCGCGGCGCTGTTCGCCGCCGGTCCCTACTACTGCGCCCAGAACAACGTCGTCCAGGCGCTGTACGGCTGCGGCGACAACATCTATCCCACGTACCTGAGCGCCCTACAGACCTACACCCGCACCTGGGCCGGGTACGGGTGGGTCGACCCGGTCAGCGGGTTGTCCGGCGAGCCGGTCTACGTCTTCCACGGTGGCGCGGACACCACCGTGAAGCGGTCGGTCAGCGACGACCTGGTCCGCTACCAGCGACACTTCGGCGCCAGCGTCCAGTACGACAGCGGATCCCCCGCCGGGCACGGCTGGGTCACGCCCTACGGGACGTCGGGCTGCTCGGCCACGGCCGCGCCGTACCTCAACAACTGCGGCACCGACCCGCAGCACACGTTCCTGCGCAAGATGTTCGGCTCGGTGCAGCCGCCGAACACCGGGCCGCTCGGCGGCACGCTGGTGCGGTTCAGCCAGCACAGCTTCGCCGTGGGCGGCTGGGCCAACGCGCTGAGCATGGACGCCAACGGGTTCGCCTACGTCCCGGCCTCCTGCGCGTCCGGGGCTGCCTGTCGACTGCTGGTGGCGCTGCACGGCTGCCTACAGGGTCACAGCCGGGTCGGCACCGCCTTCGTGGACCGGGCCAACCTCAACCAGTACGCCGACACGAACGCCACGATCGTGCTGTACCCCCAGGCCGTCACGGCGGCGAGCAATCCGAACGGCTGCTGGGACTGGTGGGGCTACCTCGGTGCCACCAACTACCCGATCAAGGGCGGCGCCCAGGTAGAGACGATCATGAACATGGTGCGCCGGCTGGGCGGCTGA
- a CDS encoding Na+/H+ antiporter subunit A, whose product MLALVAVHALTAVIAPALVRLCGRNALYLVALAPGATLVWALTQTAGVRSGDPVVETVPWVPQLGLELALRMGTLSWLMVALVGGVGALVLAYSARYFRNDDAGLGRFAAVFVAFAGAMLGLVVSDDLLLLYVFWELTTVFSYLLIGSDPAKRASRRAAMQALLVTTLGGLAMLAGFVMLGQHAGSYRWSEIAGNLPGGGYLAVAVVLILLGALSKSAIFPFSFWLPGAMAAPTPVSAYLHAAAMVKGGVFLVALMGPALAGSAPWRPVLLAAGLVTMFLGGWAALRQVDLKLLLAYGTVSQLGLLMVILGGGTRDTALAGVAMLLAHALFKATLFLTVGVIDHATGTRDLRELAGLGRRAPALAVVAGLAAASMAGLPPMAGFVAKEAAVEALLHGGATELAVLAGVLLGSALTVAYTLRFLWGAFAGKAGTRPTEAGPVTWPFLAPAAVLALAGVAAGLFAPAVDRLLAPYAERYPSAEPGYHLALWHGPTPALGLSVLAVAGGALLFHLLRRDRIPATLRLPFDGAAAYTRVVGAVDRLAVELTGATQRGSLPFYLGVILVMLVLLPGGALLIGMPWPGEFRVWDTPLQAVAGAAVVVAAVMAARALRRLTAMILVGVAGYGTALLFVLHGAPDLALTQFLVETVTIVMFVLVLRRLPVKFSERPIRASRRGRVTIGVAVGAVTAGMAYVATSARQAVPVSVAFPDEAVSYGGGKNVVNVALVDIRAWDTMGEVAVLVVAATGVASLIFRRATDLHRRGEIPGGGRAESGRPRWLTTGATTRAQSVVLQVVTRLLFHAIVLFSVYLLFSGHNAPGGGFAAGLVAGLALAVRYLAGGRTELNGAAPVDAGVVLGAGLFVAVGTGVVAMPLGGEFLQSALLDFHLPVLGHIHFVTSVFFDVGVYLVVVGLVLDILRSLGAEMDRQQETEHDADADIRERELV is encoded by the coding sequence GTGCTGGCACTGGTGGCGGTCCATGCGCTGACAGCCGTGATCGCCCCGGCACTGGTGCGGCTCTGTGGACGCAACGCCCTCTACCTGGTGGCGCTGGCACCCGGCGCGACGCTGGTCTGGGCGCTCACGCAGACCGCCGGGGTCCGCTCCGGCGACCCGGTCGTCGAGACGGTGCCGTGGGTGCCGCAACTCGGCCTGGAACTCGCCCTGCGGATGGGCACGCTGTCCTGGCTGATGGTCGCCCTGGTCGGCGGCGTCGGTGCGCTGGTGCTGGCCTACAGCGCCCGCTACTTCCGCAACGACGATGCCGGGCTGGGCCGCTTCGCCGCCGTCTTCGTCGCCTTCGCCGGCGCGATGCTCGGCCTGGTGGTCTCCGACGACCTGCTGCTGCTGTACGTGTTCTGGGAGCTGACCACCGTCTTCTCCTACCTGCTGATCGGCAGCGACCCGGCGAAGCGGGCCAGCCGGCGGGCGGCCATGCAGGCGCTGCTGGTGACGACGCTGGGCGGGCTGGCGATGCTCGCCGGCTTCGTGATGCTCGGCCAGCACGCCGGCAGCTACCGATGGTCCGAGATCGCCGGGAACCTGCCCGGTGGCGGCTACCTCGCCGTCGCCGTGGTGCTGATCCTGCTGGGCGCGCTGAGCAAGTCGGCGATCTTCCCGTTCAGCTTCTGGTTGCCGGGGGCGATGGCGGCGCCGACGCCGGTCAGCGCCTACCTGCACGCCGCCGCGATGGTGAAGGGCGGCGTGTTCCTGGTCGCCCTGATGGGGCCGGCGCTCGCCGGCAGCGCACCGTGGCGGCCGGTGCTGCTGGCCGCCGGCCTGGTCACCATGTTCCTCGGCGGCTGGGCCGCGCTGCGTCAGGTCGACCTCAAGTTGCTGCTGGCCTACGGCACGGTCAGCCAACTCGGCCTGCTGATGGTGATCCTCGGCGGCGGCACCCGGGACACCGCGCTGGCCGGCGTGGCCATGCTGCTGGCACACGCCCTGTTCAAGGCCACCCTCTTCCTCACCGTCGGGGTCATCGACCATGCCACCGGCACCCGGGATCTGCGCGAGCTGGCTGGCCTCGGCCGCCGGGCGCCGGCCCTGGCGGTGGTGGCCGGGCTCGCGGCGGCCTCGATGGCCGGCCTGCCACCGATGGCCGGGTTCGTCGCGAAGGAGGCCGCCGTCGAGGCGCTGCTGCACGGCGGCGCCACCGAACTGGCGGTGCTGGCCGGCGTGCTGCTCGGCTCGGCGCTCACCGTCGCGTACACGCTGCGTTTCCTCTGGGGCGCCTTCGCCGGCAAGGCCGGCACCCGGCCCACCGAGGCCGGGCCGGTGACCTGGCCGTTCCTCGCTCCGGCGGCCGTGCTCGCGCTCGCGGGCGTCGCCGCCGGACTGTTCGCCCCGGCGGTGGACCGCCTGCTCGCCCCGTACGCCGAGCGGTATCCCAGCGCCGAGCCGGGATACCACCTGGCGCTGTGGCACGGCCCGACCCCGGCGCTGGGCCTGTCGGTGCTGGCGGTGGCCGGTGGTGCGCTGCTGTTCCACCTGCTGCGCCGCGACCGGATACCCGCCACGCTGCGGCTGCCCTTCGACGGGGCCGCCGCCTACACCCGGGTCGTCGGCGCCGTCGACCGGCTGGCGGTGGAGCTGACCGGCGCCACCCAGCGCGGCTCGCTGCCGTTCTATCTGGGCGTCATCCTGGTGATGCTGGTCCTCCTGCCGGGCGGGGCGCTGCTGATCGGCATGCCCTGGCCGGGGGAGTTCCGCGTCTGGGACACCCCGTTGCAGGCGGTGGCCGGCGCCGCGGTGGTGGTGGCGGCCGTGATGGCAGCCCGTGCCCTGCGCCGGCTCACCGCGATGATCCTGGTCGGCGTCGCCGGTTACGGCACCGCGCTGCTGTTCGTCCTGCACGGCGCACCCGACCTGGCCCTGACCCAGTTCCTGGTGGAGACCGTCACCATCGTGATGTTCGTGCTGGTGCTGCGCCGCCTGCCGGTGAAGTTCTCCGAGCGGCCGATCCGGGCCAGCCGGCGCGGTCGGGTCACCATCGGCGTCGCCGTCGGTGCGGTCACCGCCGGCATGGCGTACGTCGCGACGAGCGCCCGGCAGGCCGTCCCGGTCTCCGTGGCCTTCCCCGACGAGGCCGTCTCGTACGGCGGTGGCAAGAACGTGGTCAACGTGGCCCTGGTCGACATCCGGGCCTGGGACACGATGGGTGAGGTCGCCGTGCTGGTGGTGGCCGCCACCGGCGTGGCCAGCCTGATCTTCCGGCGCGCGACCGATCTGCACCGGCGAGGTGAGATCCCCGGCGGCGGCCGGGCGGAGTCCGGCAGACCACGCTGGCTGACCACCGGCGCCACCACCCGCGCCCAGTCGGTCGTCCTCCAGGTGGTCACCCGGCTGCTGTTCCACGCCATCGTGCTGTTCTCCGTCTACCTGCTGTTCAGCGGTCACAACGCCCCCGGTGGCGGGTTCGCCGCCGGCCTGGTCGCCGGTCTCGCGCTGGCCGTGCGGTACCTGGCGGGCGGGCGCACGGAGCTCAACGGCGCCGCACCCGTCGACGCCGGTGTGGTGCTCGGTGCCGGCCTGTTCGTCGCGGTCGGCACCGGCGTGGTCGCGATGCCGCTCGGCGGCGAGTTCCTGCAGAGCGCGCTGCTCGACTTCCACCTGCCGGTGCTGGGGCACATCCACTTCGTCACCTCGGTCTTCTTCGACGTCGGTGTGTACCTGGTCGTCGTCGGTCTGGTGCTGGACATCCTGCGCAGCCTCGGCGCCGAGATGGACCGCCAGCAGGAGACCGAACACGACGCCGACGCCGACATACGGGAAAGGGAACTGGTGTGA
- a CDS encoding M15 family metallopeptidase, with product MTVATDPPHGLSGDPRPSPAGRGRVQTLGVGLLVTLVVAGCGRAPPQPPQPSPAPPRPGFVTLSDLDRRILTDIRYATAHNFVGRPVDGYPEPLCLLTSRAAAALRGVQDAALAAGRSLKVYDCYRPQRATDDFLRWARQPGQDAMKAEFYPRVAKSELFDLGYLGSPSAHSRGSTVDLTLVDLPAPEQPRHSPGRPLVACTAERGQRFADNSVDMGTGFDCFDPLARTDSALVDATARANRRLLRRLMTDGGFVGYDREWWHFRYRDEPWPDTYFDLPVARSSTG from the coding sequence ATGACGGTGGCGACGGATCCGCCGCACGGGCTCTCCGGCGACCCCCGGCCGTCACCGGCCGGGCGGGGCCGGGTGCAGACGCTGGGCGTGGGCCTCCTGGTCACGCTGGTGGTGGCCGGATGTGGGCGGGCACCACCGCAGCCGCCCCAGCCGTCGCCGGCACCGCCGCGACCCGGCTTCGTGACGCTGTCCGATCTGGATCGGCGCATCCTCACCGACATCCGGTACGCCACCGCGCACAACTTCGTCGGCCGACCGGTGGACGGCTACCCGGAGCCACTGTGCCTGCTCACCAGTCGGGCCGCTGCGGCGCTGCGCGGCGTGCAGGACGCCGCGCTGGCCGCCGGTCGCAGCCTCAAGGTGTACGACTGCTACCGCCCGCAGCGAGCCACCGACGACTTCCTCCGCTGGGCTCGCCAGCCAGGGCAGGACGCGATGAAGGCCGAGTTCTACCCCCGGGTGGCGAAGTCGGAGCTGTTCGATCTCGGGTACCTCGGTTCACCGAGCGCACACAGCCGGGGCAGCACCGTCGACCTCACCCTGGTCGACCTGCCGGCGCCGGAGCAGCCACGGCACTCTCCCGGTCGGCCGCTGGTGGCCTGCACCGCCGAACGTGGCCAGCGCTTCGCCGACAACAGCGTCGACATGGGCACCGGCTTCGACTGCTTCGACCCGCTGGCGCGCACCGACTCGGCGCTGGTCGACGCCACCGCGCGGGCGAACCGGCGGCTGCTGCGGCGACTGATGACCGACGGCGGGTTCGTCGGCTACGACCGGGAATGGTGGCACTTCCGCTACCGCGATGAGCCCTGGCCCGACACCTACTTCGACCTGCCGGTCGCCCGCTCCTCGACCGGCTGA
- a CDS encoding Na+/H+ antiporter subunit E yields the protein MNQAEPTGPPSRSPTRPARRRNQLVAVLGLVTVWVLLWGTFTWANVIGGLVVAAVLLVVFPLPPVTFSGRIRPLPMLRFWLRFLWDLVVASAQVAWLALRVGPPPRSAIIAVRLRVNTDLNLTLTAEALSLVPGSLILEADRRTGTLYIHVLNVNDLGEVDRFRRHVLDIEARIVAAIGAPDELRRVRQDAEPAPPVDLEGAPT from the coding sequence ATGAACCAGGCAGAGCCGACCGGGCCGCCGAGCCGGTCACCGACCCGGCCGGCCCGCCGCCGCAACCAGCTCGTCGCGGTGCTCGGCCTGGTGACCGTCTGGGTGTTGCTCTGGGGCACCTTCACCTGGGCCAATGTCATCGGTGGCCTGGTGGTGGCCGCCGTCCTGCTGGTCGTCTTCCCGCTGCCGCCGGTGACCTTCTCGGGCCGCATCCGCCCGCTGCCGATGCTGCGCTTCTGGCTGCGCTTCCTGTGGGATCTCGTGGTGGCCTCCGCCCAGGTGGCCTGGTTGGCCCTGCGCGTGGGTCCGCCCCCGCGCAGCGCGATCATCGCCGTGCGGCTGCGCGTCAACACCGATCTCAACCTCACCCTGACCGCGGAGGCGTTGTCCCTGGTGCCCGGCAGCCTGATCCTGGAGGCCGACCGCCGGACCGGCACGCTCTACATCCACGTCCTCAACGTGAACGACCTGGGCGAGGTCGACCGGTTCCGGCGGCACGTGCTGGACATCGAGGCCCGCATCGTCGCCGCCATCGGCGCACCCGACGAACTACGCCGCGTCCGCCAGGACGCCGAACCGGCACCACCGGTCGATCTGGAAGGGGCACCGACATGA
- a CDS encoding DUF397 domain-containing protein: MPDRRWRKSSRSNEGACVEVADNIPSVVGVRDSKDIDGPALSFGPSTWRSFVESVKLDGLR, translated from the coding sequence ATGCCCGATAGGCGGTGGCGCAAGAGCAGCCGCAGCAACGAAGGTGCCTGCGTCGAGGTGGCGGACAACATACCGAGTGTGGTTGGCGTGCGGGACAGCAAGGACATCGACGGCCCGGCGTTGTCGTTCGGTCCGTCCACATGGCGCTCCTTCGTCGAGTCGGTCAAGCTTGACGGGCTGCGCTGA